AGAAAAAATACGAGAGGTGAGTTTTGAGGGAGAAGGCTTCTTTGATGTTTCCAAGAGTAAAGAGCCGTTTGTGATACGGACAGCAGGAGGTCTGGATGTGAAAGTATGGGGTACATCTTTCAATTTGCAGGCTTATCCCGACAATCCGGTTGTTGAGGCATCTTTGGTGGAAGGATGTATCGAGTTGGTACATCACGATAAAAAGTGGATGATGAAGCCGGGTGAAATGGCCGCATTTGATAAACACATGAATGAATTTAAGCCGGTAAAGGGAGTAGTGTCACATTCCTACGGCTGGCTGGATAATAAGTTGTATATGGACAATATGACCTTAGCCGAGGTTTGCAGAAACCTTTCGAGATGGTATAATGTCCATATTACGATTGAGGGAGATTTAGGCAATAAGATTTATTACAACGGTGTGATTAAAGAAGAAACCATTACTGACGTAATGGAAGCTTTGTCCCGCTTAAGCAATATAACCTATCACGTGAAAGGAAAAAATATAAGTATAACCTCAAAATAGAACTGCCTATGTAAAAAAGATAATACCATTTAAACACAACAAACGGGAAATGGTGGAACATTTCCCGCAGTTTTTCGATAATTAAATTTAGTGCTCGTAACACTATTATCAACTAACCATCAAATTACAAAGATATGAATTTTTTTTATAAGTCAAGTCCGGATTCTTCTCCGGCCTTAAAAAAACTATTATCTATTATGAGATTAACAATTTTTGCACTGCTTGCATTTGCATTTAGTGTTTCAGCTTCCGTTTATTCGCAAAAAACGAAGCTGTCTATAGATGTGCAGAATAGATCCATTAAAGAAATTCTTTTCCAGATAGAAAATCAATCCGGTTTCAGATTTATTTATGAAAGCGGAAAAATCAATTTGGATAAAAAGGTGTCTATTCATGCGGAAGACCAAACGGTAGACGTCATCCTGAAGCAGCTTTTTGAAAAAGAAGGCGTGAAGTATGTCGTAACTGAAAACAATCTTATCCTGATAAACCCCTCCGGAGAAAGCAATGGAAATAATGCTACTGTCGCTACATCTTTGCAAGGGATTAAACGCATCTCCGGAGTAGTGAAAGATGAAACCGGTGAACCCGTAGTGGGAGCGAATGTAGTAGAAAAAGGGACTATGAATGGAACGGTGACGGATGTAGATGGGAAGTATAGTTTGAATATTGCAGAAAATGCAACATTGCTTATATCTTATATAGGGTATATTCCGACAGAAATTCCAGTACGTAATAAAAGTTTTATAGTGGTTCACTTGAAAGAAAATACGGAAGTTCTGGAAGAAGTTGTCGTTGTAGGTTATGGGGTACAGAAAAAAGAAAATTTGACTGGAGCTGTATCTGCGGTGATGGGAAAAGAATTGACGAAGAGACCGGTGGGGCAAACTTCGCTTGCTTTACAAGGCATTGCGCCTGGTGTTACCATTACACAAGGTTCAGGACAACCTGGACAGGATGCAGGAACAATACGTATCAGAGGTATCGGTACATTGAATGATTCCAATCCTTTGGTTTTAGTGGACGGTACAGCTATGGACTTAAATAGTGTAGACCCCAATATAATAGAATCCGTTTCTATATTAAAGGATGCAGCCTCTTCTTCCATATATGGTTCACGAGCAGCCAACGGTGTAATTCTTATTACAACCAAAAGAGCCCAGAATCAGGAATTTTCAGTTTCTTATAACGGGTATGCCGGTTGGCAAACCCCAACAGATCTTCCTGATAAAGTAGGGGCTATCGACCACATGGTTATGCTGAACGAAGCGTATCAAAACGTAGGAAGAAGTCCGTTATATTCGGACCCTTATATTCAGGAATACAGACAAAATATGGCTTCCGATCCGGATCATTATCCGAATGTAGACTGGCAGAAAGCTGTATACAATAAATATGCTTTCCAACAGAACCATTTCTTTACCCTTAACGGAGGAACGGAAAAAATGAAGCTGCTGGCAGCCATCGGTTATTATGACCAGCGTGGTATTACACCGAATACGGATTATAACAGATTTACAGCTCGGCTAAATTCCGATATACAATTTACTAATCGTTTCTCTGCCAAACTGGATATGTATCTGAAATATAACACGCAGAAAACACCGGGTAGAGGCATTAACGATGTAATTTATTGGATTAATCGCACTCCTTCTGTTTATCCTGATGTTTTATCGAATGGAAAGTATGCTGTCGGATGGGATGGAGATAATGTACTGGCTTTTGCAAAAGACGGAGGATTCGCTAAGACCAAAATGCCTTCTGCATCCATAAATATGGCCTTAAGTTATCAATTTACAGATTATCTGAAAGCAGATGTCAGTTATACGCCTATTTACCAAAATAATATTTCGACTACTTTCAATAAGAGCGTAAAAACTTATTATGCAGATGGGGAGTTGGCATACACTAAACCGGGGAAAAGTGCTTTATATGAACATCGTTCATGGAACTTGTCACATGACTTTAAGGCGTTGGTCAATTTCGATAAAACTTTCGGAAAACATGATGTGAAAGTTCTTGCCGGATTCCAGTGGGAAAGTGGTTTGGATGATTTTATTGATGCTTCACGCGATACTTACATATTTCCGCAATATCCTAAATTGAATGCCGGAGGAAGTGATAATCAGAAAGCTTCCGGTTCCGGTTCGGAATATGCTTTAGCTTCTTTTTTCGGGCGTATTAATTATAATTACCGTGGTAAATATTTGTTGGAGGCAAACATCCGGTATGATGGATCATCTCATTTCGACATCGGACACAAGTGGGGAGTCTTTCCTTCTTTCTCTGGTGGCTGGAGGATTTCGGAGGAAAGTTTTTGGGAACCGTTGAGAAAAGTGGTAGATAATGCAAAACTGCGTGTTTCATGGGGACAGTTAGGTAATCAGAATATTGGTAATTATGCATTTGCTTCTGTGGTAAGTTACAGTTCCTATATCATAGGTGGTCAACCGGTAACCAGTGGGGCAATCAATGATATGGCTAATTCGACCATATCTTGGGAAAAAACAGAAATGCTTGATTTTGGTATTGATTTACAGTTCTTTTCTAAATTGTCAGCTTCTTTCGACTATTATAATAAGAAAACAAGCGATATTTTATGGAAGTTGAACGTGCCGTTGATTATAGGTTTGAATCCTACTTATCAAAATGCAGCGAAGGTCTCAAATAAGGGCTGGGAC
The genomic region above belongs to Parabacteroides pacaensis and contains:
- a CDS encoding FecR family protein, with protein sequence MEEQKNISDYIMNYLQEDEETRIIDPVLAQWLGESKSNKEDFERYKKIWKDSRSYVEPETFDRNKAWAKIDVVNRRKENFRRHLKQMTYVVSGVAASLLVMFVLSFMGVLEKGEKVLVSMAADYGSRSEITLPDGSVVKLNSGSKVTYSYDSEEKIREVSFEGEGFFDVSKSKEPFVIRTAGGLDVKVWGTSFNLQAYPDNPVVEASLVEGCIELVHHDKKWMMKPGEMAAFDKHMNEFKPVKGVVSHSYGWLDNKLYMDNMTLAEVCRNLSRWYNVHITIEGDLGNKIYYNGVIKEETITDVMEALSRLSNITYHVKGKNISITSK
- a CDS encoding TonB-dependent receptor — encoded protein: MRLTIFALLAFAFSVSASVYSQKTKLSIDVQNRSIKEILFQIENQSGFRFIYESGKINLDKKVSIHAEDQTVDVILKQLFEKEGVKYVVTENNLILINPSGESNGNNATVATSLQGIKRISGVVKDETGEPVVGANVVEKGTMNGTVTDVDGKYSLNIAENATLLISYIGYIPTEIPVRNKSFIVVHLKENTEVLEEVVVVGYGVQKKENLTGAVSAVMGKELTKRPVGQTSLALQGIAPGVTITQGSGQPGQDAGTIRIRGIGTLNDSNPLVLVDGTAMDLNSVDPNIIESVSILKDAASSSIYGSRAANGVILITTKRAQNQEFSVSYNGYAGWQTPTDLPDKVGAIDHMVMLNEAYQNVGRSPLYSDPYIQEYRQNMASDPDHYPNVDWQKAVYNKYAFQQNHFFTLNGGTEKMKLLAAIGYYDQRGITPNTDYNRFTARLNSDIQFTNRFSAKLDMYLKYNTQKTPGRGINDVIYWINRTPSVYPDVLSNGKYAVGWDGDNVLAFAKDGGFAKTKMPSASINMALSYQFTDYLKADVSYTPIYQNNISTTFNKSVKTYYADGELAYTKPGKSALYEHRSWNLSHDFKALVNFDKTFGKHDVKVLAGFQWESGLDDFIDASRDTYIFPQYPKLNAGGSDNQKASGSGSEYALASFFGRINYNYRGKYLLEANIRYDGSSHFDIGHKWGVFPSFSGGWRISEESFWEPLRKVVDNAKLRVSWGQLGNQNIGNYAFASVVSYSSYIIGGQPVTSGAINDMANSTISWEKTEMLDFGIDLQFFSKLSASFDYYNKKTSDILWKLNVPLIIGLNPTYQNAAKVSNKGWDLELRWNDRIADFTYGASFILSDVRNKVIDLKGISMTGLTVNREGYPINSIYGLEATGFISKDDYNADGTYKYATQFGAFALGDIKYKNQNGDDVINNEDEVIIGNTVPRFTYGLNLNAGWKGFDFSMFWQGVGKVDGYLNKQATMPFYWGASALEMHKDHWTETNPNTRFPRLAFNETNNEQNSSFWVANAAYLRLKNVTLGYTLPKKVTDKIKFSHVRLYVSGQNLLSIDNFWDGFDVEAPVGDGAYYPQVKVFTIGLDVKF